The Coleofasciculaceae cyanobacterium genomic interval GGCGTTTACTTCATCCAACACCTATGACCGATAACTAAATTCCGTGACTCTTGCCAATTACCCAGTGGCGACGAAAAAATCGAGATAGGCTAGATTCTTCGAGAGAAAGATAAATTGGTCTACCATGAGGACAGGTACGGGGGTTGCGCGTAGTTTGCCATAAATTCAACAAATTCTGCATTTCTTCTAAACTTAAATTTGTACCGTTGCGAATCGCACTACGACAAGCTGTTGCTACCTGAGCCGATCGCAAATCTCCGCCCCAACTCAATTCAATTAAAGCATCAGCACAATCATCTCGCTCTACCAGTATTTTCGGGGCATTACGTATCGCCCAAATGTTTTCCCCAAATAGTTCAATATCGATCTTTAATTTTTGTAGCTGCTCTAGCTGTCGTGGCTTGAGATATTCTAAAGTAATTGATGTTTTTAGAGGGACTAATTCCCAACAGTCCTGGAGCTGTTCGTATAATACTCGTTCGTGAGCGATATGCTGTTCCACTAACCATATTCCCGAAGCGTGTTCGGCAACAATATAAGTTTTGTTTGCTTGAGCTACTGCTCTAAGTTTTAATGAGTTAATCGAAATGTTTTGCTTCGTTGTTGTGTCAAGCTGTTTGCTAAGCTCGCGGTCGATATGATATTTTTTAGACGCAGCTTCAGCTACGCGCAGCATCTTACCGATTCGGCGATCGCCTACCGCAGCAGGAAGATTAGCTGTATTCAGTTTTAAAGCATGGGAAATTGCCTGAGTGACTTCTGCTTGCCAATAGGAAAGAGAATGAAGATATATTTCCGACTTAGCGGGATGACGATTCCAATCAACCTGACTCGGACACAGATGAAGATGGAGCAAACAGACTGGAAAGCGATCGCGGGGTAGAGTTTTCGCCATGCTGTTTAAAATAGTCTGCTCTAGTTCAGGCGATCGCACAAAGCGATGATTAACCGACACCCCAACCCAATCTGCTCGATGACGATGACAGCGATCTGGTAGACCGATAACTAGTTCAATTTGAGAGCGATCGATTACTGAAGATTGACGCTTACCGATTGACGAATGAGGATTAATTGCAAACTGTAGTAAGGCTTCAGTTTGCTGGGCGAAGCTGGGTGTTGTTACTTCTACCTGATGATAAGCTAAATCGCTGCTGCTAACTCTTTTAAGAAACTGTGGTAGAACATCTCTAGCCGTCGCACCAGGGCTAATCTTGAACCAAAGACTATTTTTCTGTTTAATTTGCCAGGTGATTTGAGGATGACATAGGGCAATTTGCTGAATTAGTTTTTGAATTGCTTTTAGCTGTTGTGCAGCAGGAGGTAAGCCTCGACGACGAACGGGAATTCTGGCAAATAGGTTAGAAACAGTGACAATTGTGCCAGTGGCGATCGCCACTATTGATTCTTGACTGAGTTTAGCCTCTTGATAGGTCACTTTCCAGCCCACAGGCTCTGTTTGGTGTTTAGCACGGCTACAAATAGTGAGATCTGCTACTTGGGCGATGCTGTGAAGAGCCTCTCCACGAAAGCCCAAGCTAGTAATCTGCCATAAATCTTTTTGAGTGCGAATTTTGCTGGTACTATGGGGTTGGGTACACAGCCGTAAATCTTCCAATAGCATACCCTTGCCATTGTCTGTCACCTGAACCCAGCCTAAATTAAGATCTAAAGCAATAGTAATGCGACTCGCCCCCGCATCAAGAGAATTCTCGACTAGCTCTCTAATTACTGCTGCTAAAGAATCGATCACCTCGCCCGCTGCAATAAGATCGATTACTTCATTTGGTAGAGTCTGTATCTCTGATACCATACAATCCTTGTTTGAGAAATGCTACTTCTCAACTCATCTAATTCAACTGATACCTTTAGGTTATTTATCCTATCGTTTTCAGGCATCAGTTTGATAATTTCTTTAATGACTGTTAATGGTGTTATTCACAGTGTGAGTTGAAGTTGAATCTTTTAAAAAGTTTTGCGAAATAGACCAAGCAGTATTAATTAGCTGCATGGCTCGTTCTGAGCCATCTAAATCTGGATGATATTTAAAGCCCATTTTACGGTAGGAAGATCTGCCAAAAGCAATAAACGCTACGGCATACCAAATTAAATCTAAACCATCTACTATATAATTTTGATAAGTTTTATATTCTTCTAAATATCTAGATACTAGCTGTTGGTAAATCTTTTCCGCATCAGGTAAAGCATCTTTGATTTTTTCGATGCTAAGTGAATATTTAGAATAATCTTGATAGTTAGTTTTGGGTGGTTCTGGCTGGGACTGTGACTGGTTAAAAATTGGCGAATTAAGTAAGGCTTGTTTATTATCTTCAATTGATGCAGTGGAAACAGAAGAATACAAAGTATTGAGTAAATCTTGGTTATCTTGACATTCAGTATGTAATTCCAGAAATTCTTTAGATAGATGAGCAATACGCTTTAATT includes:
- the mutL gene encoding DNA mismatch repair endonuclease MutL is translated as MVSEIQTLPNEVIDLIAAGEVIDSLAAVIRELVENSLDAGASRITIALDLNLGWVQVTDNGKGMLLEDLRLCTQPHSTSKIRTQKDLWQITSLGFRGEALHSIAQVADLTICSRAKHQTEPVGWKVTYQEAKLSQESIVAIATGTIVTVSNLFARIPVRRRGLPPAAQQLKAIQKLIQQIALCHPQITWQIKQKNSLWFKISPGATARDVLPQFLKRVSSSDLAYHQVEVTTPSFAQQTEALLQFAINPHSSIGKRQSSVIDRSQIELVIGLPDRCHRHRADWVGVSVNHRFVRSPELEQTILNSMAKTLPRDRFPVCLLHLHLCPSQVDWNRHPAKSEIYLHSLSYWQAEVTQAISHALKLNTANLPAAVGDRRIGKMLRVAEAASKKYHIDRELSKQLDTTTKQNISINSLKLRAVAQANKTYIVAEHASGIWLVEQHIAHERVLYEQLQDCWELVPLKTSITLEYLKPRQLEQLQKLKIDIELFGENIWAIRNAPKILVERDDCADALIELSWGGDLRSAQVATACRSAIRNGTNLSLEEMQNLLNLWQTTRNPRTCPHGRPIYLSLEESSLSRFFRRHWVIGKSHGI